The following proteins come from a genomic window of Helicobacter canadensis MIT 98-5491:
- a CDS encoding twin-arginine translocation signal domain-containing protein, which translates to MTKISRRNFLKTTALTAVSLSSLNASYLEVPQTFKQVKYFIKDSEVSYQEAFVNVDNVLVVERDIGDIYAKLKEIFADKALVGSVSSGATFFVIQRMAADYGMHVAYKEKQGDIYTWILAPKGVRL; encoded by the coding sequence ATGACAAAGATTTCTCGTAGAAATTTTTTAAAAACCACTGCCTTAACTGCAGTTTCTCTCTCCAGTTTGAATGCTTCTTATTTAGAAGTTCCTCAAACTTTTAAACAAGTCAAATATTTTATAAAAGATAGTGAAGTTTCTTATCAAGAAGCTTTTGTGAATGTTGATAATGTCTTAGTTGTTGAGAGAGATATTGGCGATATTTATGCAAAGCTTAAGGAAATCTTTGCTGATAAAGCACTTGTGGGAAGCGTGAGTAGTGGGGCAACCTTTTTTGTAATACAAAGAATGGCGGCAGATTATGGTATGCATGTCGCTTATAAAGAAAAGCAGGGCGATATTTATACTTGGATTTTAGCGCCCAAAGGAGTTAGGTTATGA
- a CDS encoding c-type cytochrome has protein sequence MKKAGLIFLALLACALNANSKNADWLPKGESVGVFEYVPNNPMSPAAFSTIDSKTLNANQKKGQKIYSRWCEACHGEGMPGTNALAVVYKGQDIPALLEDRTDLSVDLVKVFVRYGKHSMPFFRKTEISDEELQYLGEYLSRNYK, from the coding sequence ATGAAAAAAGCAGGATTAATTTTTCTAGCATTATTGGCTTGTGCCTTAAATGCTAATAGTAAAAATGCTGATTGGTTACCTAAGGGAGAATCTGTTGGTGTATTTGAGTATGTCCCAAATAATCCAATGTCTCCTGCGGCTTTTTCTACTATTGATAGTAAGACTTTAAATGCCAATCAAAAGAAAGGTCAGAAGATCTATAGTCGATGGTGTGAAGCTTGTCATGGTGAGGGAATGCCTGGAACTAATGCACTTGCTGTTGTTTATAAAGGGCAAGATATCCCTGCTCTTTTGGAAGATAGAACAGATTTAAGTGTGGATTTGGTTAAGGTGTTTGTGCGTTATGGTAAGCACTCTATGCCATTTTTTAGAAAAACTGAAATTAGCGATGAAGAATTGCAATATTTGGGAGAATATCTCAGTAGAAATTACAAATAA
- a CDS encoding DNA repair protein — protein sequence MQKILIKKIVIKDSPAFKVACFEPSPFFNVFSGASGAGKSVLMESILALFGLKESNAQTLEATLELYGIPEEFQGLIDEGEVILTLTKKDKIRYFLNAQNIPKKKITEIFAPFLKHLGTKSYNSFKEENLFFALDSFCSTQDSKHKNFLEDYQNAFSAYQNAKNTLKKLQEESLKVNELKEFLQFEIQKLETLNPKKGEYEELLLLKKEFSKKEKIAQSLQEIQGFLSQTHKISNFLNLIDCKNDSILNALNELETICQQESERLSEIESIDPETILNRIEALSALKHRYGGVDEAIETLKNKKEELAKYENLDILLKESQNALNQCQESLKKSAEILLKSRNSNLPSFLKALNATLKNLKMPPANISLQEISLDLWGILGNVNFNITLNTELKNLSAGEFNRFSLALLLTQNTQAKNQSIIILDEIDANLSGEESQGVAEVLYQLSQNYQIFAISHQSHMPSLAHSHFLVQKQPQGSQITLLDKEGRIYEIARMISGNEITQEAIDFATKRLQNF from the coding sequence ATGCAAAAAATCTTAATCAAAAAAATCGTTATTAAAGATTCTCCTGCTTTTAAAGTCGCTTGTTTTGAACCCTCGCCTTTTTTTAATGTCTTTAGTGGGGCAAGTGGAGCTGGAAAATCTGTTTTAATGGAATCGATCCTAGCCCTTTTTGGACTAAAAGAAAGCAACGCACAAACCCTAGAAGCCACGCTAGAACTTTATGGAATCCCAGAAGAATTTCAAGGCTTAATTGATGAGGGTGAAGTTATCTTAACACTTACCAAAAAAGACAAAATCCGCTATTTTCTAAACGCACAAAATATCCCCAAAAAGAAAATTACTGAAATCTTTGCCCCATTTTTAAAACATTTAGGGACAAAATCTTACAATTCTTTCAAAGAAGAGAATCTTTTTTTTGCTTTAGATTCATTTTGCAGCACTCAAGATTCAAAACACAAAAACTTTTTAGAAGACTATCAAAATGCCTTTAGTGCATACCAAAATGCCAAAAATACTCTCAAAAAACTCCAAGAAGAATCGCTTAAAGTCAATGAGCTCAAAGAATTTTTGCAATTTGAAATCCAAAAACTAGAAACACTTAATCCTAAAAAAGGGGAATATGAAGAACTTTTACTGCTTAAAAAAGAATTTTCCAAAAAAGAAAAAATAGCTCAAAGTCTTCAAGAAATTCAAGGTTTCTTAAGTCAAACTCACAAAATCTCAAACTTTCTCAACCTTATTGATTGTAAAAACGATTCCATTTTAAATGCACTCAATGAATTAGAAACAATTTGTCAGCAAGAAAGTGAGCGATTAAGCGAGATTGAATCGATTGATCCTGAAACGATTCTCAATCGAATCGAAGCCTTAAGTGCTTTAAAACATCGCTATGGTGGTGTGGATGAAGCCATAGAAACCTTAAAGAACAAAAAAGAAGAACTTGCTAAGTATGAAAATCTAGACATTCTTTTAAAAGAATCTCAAAATGCTCTCAATCAATGCCAAGAATCACTTAAAAAAAGTGCTGAAATTCTCTTAAAATCAAGAAATTCCAATCTCCCCTCATTCCTTAAAGCACTCAATGCCACTTTAAAAAATCTAAAAATGCCCCCTGCTAATATCTCACTTCAAGAAATTTCACTTGATTTATGGGGGATTTTAGGGAATGTTAATTTTAATATTACCCTTAACACAGAATTAAAAAATTTAAGTGCTGGGGAATTTAATCGATTCTCTCTAGCTCTTTTGCTTACTCAAAACACACAAGCAAAGAATCAATCCATTATCATTTTAGATGAAATTGATGCAAACTTAAGCGGAGAGGAATCTCAAGGAGTTGCGGAAGTTTTATATCAACTCTCACAAAACTATCAAATCTTTGCTATTTCTCACCAATCTCATATGCCAAGCTTGGCACATTCTCATTTCCTTGTCCAAAAACAACCCCAAGGATCGCAAATTACCTTGCTTGACAAAGAAGGTAGAATCTATGAGATTGCACGAATGATTAGTGGTAATGAAATCACACAAGAAGCCATTGATTTTGCCACCAAGCGACTCCAAAATTTCTAA
- a CDS encoding FAD-binding oxidoreductase has translation MILPRDVTQSDFTAAVAKFEKALGKEWVFSSQEDLELYRDAYSPQWGDDDEPIASLALAPKNVEEVQAIVKIANEFKIPLFPISTGKNLGYGSCAPQQRGQVVVDLKRMNKIIEVDDKRNFCIVEPGVSYFDLYEYVEKNNLNVFLDIPDPGWGSPLGNALDHGWGYSYGMYRDHFGSHCGMEVVLANGEILRTGMGALPKAKTFAENKYGYGPYVDGLFSQSNFGIVTKMGFWMMPKPEHYMLISIKMKKREDLIPAVEILNYLEDSFIVGWPQYFSPLNPPYGKPMNEELKGYLTSKNGLPDMNKIQNYALKNKIPYWNIDVSIYGCKEVCYANLEYIKRRFKVIDGVDISIVQEFDLPLKLEQKKQLKHKVALGIPNMEIFWISTRGEAREPSDGHVWFSPIIPRDGRELLKCQEVYMELFREFGVESPITPFSHPRSWMYRAFCFMLAFNNSRTDQAYNFKVRQMYRAMVKTAAENGWGDYRAAPTFQDDVMGAYSYNNHILRRFNEQLKDCVDPNGILAPGRGGIWPKNLREERFANNKRDALMKKEGREK, from the coding sequence ATGATTTTACCAAGAGATGTTACACAAAGTGATTTTACAGCTGCAGTAGCAAAATTTGAAAAAGCTTTAGGAAAAGAATGGGTATTTAGCTCTCAAGAAGATTTAGAGCTTTATAGAGATGCTTATAGTCCGCAATGGGGCGATGATGATGAACCTATTGCTTCTTTGGCACTTGCACCAAAAAATGTGGAAGAAGTGCAAGCAATTGTTAAGATTGCCAATGAATTTAAGATACCACTCTTTCCTATTTCTACAGGTAAGAATTTAGGCTATGGTTCTTGTGCGCCACAACAAAGAGGGCAAGTTGTAGTGGATCTCAAAAGAATGAATAAAATCATTGAAGTAGATGATAAAAGAAATTTCTGTATTGTTGAACCTGGTGTAAGCTATTTTGATTTGTATGAATATGTTGAAAAAAATAATCTCAATGTTTTCTTAGATATTCCTGATCCAGGTTGGGGATCACCATTAGGAAATGCACTTGATCATGGTTGGGGATATAGCTATGGAATGTATCGAGATCATTTTGGATCACATTGTGGTATGGAAGTAGTATTAGCTAATGGAGAAATTTTGCGCACAGGTATGGGAGCATTGCCTAAAGCTAAAACTTTTGCAGAAAATAAATATGGTTATGGACCTTATGTGGATGGATTATTTTCTCAATCAAACTTCGGAATTGTTACTAAAATGGGATTTTGGATGATGCCAAAACCAGAACACTATATGCTAATTTCTATTAAAATGAAAAAACGCGAAGATTTGATTCCAGCGGTTGAAATTTTAAATTACCTTGAAGATAGTTTTATTGTAGGTTGGCCACAATATTTCAGTCCTCTTAATCCACCTTATGGAAAGCCTATGAATGAGGAATTAAAAGGTTACCTTACTAGTAAAAATGGCTTACCTGATATGAATAAAATACAAAATTATGCTTTAAAGAATAAAATTCCTTATTGGAATATTGATGTTTCTATATATGGCTGTAAAGAAGTGTGCTATGCAAATTTAGAATACATTAAGCGACGGTTTAAAGTGATTGATGGTGTGGATATTTCTATTGTTCAGGAATTTGACTTGCCTTTGAAATTGGAACAAAAAAAGCAATTAAAACACAAAGTTGCTCTTGGTATTCCAAATATGGAGATCTTTTGGATTAGCACAAGAGGAGAAGCAAGAGAGCCTAGCGATGGACACGTATGGTTCTCACCAATCATTCCACGCGATGGTAGAGAACTTTTGAAATGCCAAGAAGTGTATATGGAATTATTTAGGGAATTTGGAGTAGAATCTCCTATCACTCCTTTCTCTCATCCTAGAAGCTGGATGTATCGAGCATTCTGTTTTATGTTAGCCTTTAATAATTCTAGAACTGATCAAGCCTATAATTTTAAAGTGCGTCAAATGTATCGTGCAATGGTAAAAACTGCCGCTGAAAATGGTTGGGGAGATTATCGTGCTGCTCCGACTTTCCAAGATGATGTTATGGGAGCATATTCTTATAATAACCATATTTTGAGACGATTTAACGAGCAGCTTAAAGATTGCGTTGATCCAAATGGAATCTTGGCTCCTGGTCGTGGTGGTATTTGGCCTAAAAATTTAAGAGAGGAGCGTTTTGCTAACAATAAACGCGATGCCTTAATGAAAAAAGAAGGGAGAGAAAAATGA
- a CDS encoding NFACT family protein, with amino-acid sequence MNLSTLKKFALYLNDSPKKLRSIKRIGDNLFKLDISGEIFYFDLSKSKSSIYLTQDQLIPPKLYNAPFDKSLQKLCYNAQIKNAKVDGDNRILQLFLETQNSYKTSITLLQAEFTGCYTNLILLTPNFIVIDALRHITKEQSFREVKISRPLLPLPQPDKKPILKDEGELLETLKNNFLKIKENELKQKIQKSSTHITQKIKQLQYFLKNLENKQELEKTAQNKSNYGKLILQNLYLYPNFKDTEIILQDTKITLPPKATSLSHAAQIFFENSKKLSKKAQNIHLQEENLQDKIAFYTKLLEMVQNVTNLNDLQILDSNSQKEAKQKKNSKSFESFFIEGFKVSIGKNEKENIALLKEAKADDIWMHIRDIPSSHLIIHCGKNKIPDIILQKAAKILVGFLKSFSGNYEVDYTKRKFVKITQGANVIYGKEQTLQITKR; translated from the coding sequence ATGAATCTAAGCACCCTTAAAAAATTTGCTCTCTATCTTAATGATTCTCCCAAAAAACTTCGCTCCATTAAACGCATTGGGGATAATCTTTTTAAACTTGACATTAGCGGAGAAATCTTTTACTTTGATCTAAGCAAATCCAAAAGCAGCATTTATCTCACACAAGATCAATTAATCCCCCCTAAACTCTATAATGCCCCTTTTGATAAAAGTCTCCAAAAACTCTGCTACAATGCCCAAATCAAAAATGCCAAAGTTGATGGTGATAATCGGATTTTACAGCTTTTCTTAGAAACGCAAAACAGCTATAAAACAAGCATCACTCTTTTACAAGCCGAATTTACAGGTTGCTACACCAATCTTATTTTGCTTACTCCAAACTTCATTGTCATTGATGCTTTGCGACACATCACAAAAGAACAATCTTTCCGCGAAGTCAAAATCTCACGCCCTCTTTTACCACTCCCACAACCCGACAAAAAGCCGATTTTAAAAGATGAAGGTGAGCTTTTAGAGACTCTTAAAAATAATTTTTTAAAAATTAAAGAAAATGAATTAAAACAAAAAATCCAAAAATCAAGCACCCACATCACTCAAAAAATCAAGCAACTTCAATATTTTTTAAAAAATTTAGAAAATAAACAAGAGTTAGAAAAAACCGCACAAAACAAATCAAATTATGGAAAACTCATTCTTCAAAATCTCTATCTTTATCCCAATTTCAAAGACACAGAAATTATTCTCCAAGATACCAAAATCACGCTTCCGCCAAAAGCTACTTCTCTAAGCCATGCCGCACAAATTTTCTTTGAAAATTCCAAAAAACTAAGCAAAAAAGCACAAAATATCCATCTTCAAGAAGAGAATTTGCAAGACAAAATAGCTTTTTATACCAAACTTTTAGAAATGGTTCAAAATGTAACAAATCTTAATGATTTGCAAATTTTAGATTCAAACTCCCAAAAAGAAGCTAAGCAAAAGAAAAATTCTAAATCCTTTGAAAGCTTTTTTATCGAAGGTTTCAAGGTCTCTATCGGCAAGAATGAAAAAGAAAATATAGCCTTGCTTAAAGAAGCAAAAGCTGATGATATTTGGATGCATATCCGTGATATTCCAAGTTCCCATCTCATTATTCATTGTGGAAAAAACAAGATTCCTGATATAATCTTGCAAAAAGCTGCTAAGATTTTAGTAGGCTTTTTAAAAAGCTTTAGTGGAAATTATGAAGTGGATTATACCAAAAGGAAATTTGTAAAAATTACTCAAGGTGCAAATGTAATCTATGGAAAGGAGCAAACACTCCAAATCACAAAGAGATAA
- a CDS encoding NAD(+)/NADH kinase — translation MKAIHTLGVILRPSTPELKEYFLEFQSLAHSLGFEVLLDSISGGMINRNGLNFQELCQYCDALISIGGDGTLISTARRSFSYQKPILGINMGHLGFLTDLQKHEVKSFLPNLKTGNYNITNHMMLEGKIDNTVSFFALNDIILARPNDASMIHLKASIDGNYFNSYYGDGLILATPTGSTAYNISAGGAVVYPFSHNLLLTPICAHSLTQRPLILPANFTIDIELGEQGICNIIIDGQENKTLKSGQKISIKTKKDGAKLIHNIHWDYFKILKEKFHWGDYE, via the coding sequence ATGAAAGCAATCCACACTCTAGGCGTAATTTTACGCCCATCAACCCCCGAACTCAAAGAATATTTTTTAGAATTCCAAAGTCTTGCCCATTCACTTGGTTTTGAAGTTTTATTAGATTCTATTAGTGGCGGTATGATTAATCGAAATGGTTTAAACTTCCAAGAACTCTGCCAATATTGCGATGCTTTAATTTCGATTGGAGGTGATGGCACACTTATTTCTACCGCTAGACGCTCCTTTTCATACCAAAAGCCAATTTTAGGAATCAATATGGGACATTTGGGATTCCTTACAGATTTACAAAAACACGAAGTTAAATCTTTTTTGCCAAATCTTAAAACTGGAAACTACAATATTACTAACCATATGATGCTTGAAGGGAAAATTGATAATACAGTAAGCTTTTTTGCGCTCAATGATATTATTTTAGCTCGCCCCAATGATGCTTCTATGATTCATCTTAAAGCCTCTATTGATGGGAATTATTTTAATTCCTATTATGGAGATGGTTTGATTCTTGCCACTCCAACAGGATCTACAGCTTATAATATTAGTGCAGGTGGTGCAGTTGTCTACCCCTTCTCTCATAATTTGCTTTTAACACCTATCTGTGCGCATTCTTTAACCCAAAGACCCTTAATTTTACCTGCAAATTTTACCATTGATATAGAGCTTGGAGAACAAGGAATTTGTAACATTATCATTGATGGACAAGAAAACAAAACTCTTAAATCCGGACAAAAAATCTCCATAAAAACCAAAAAAGATGGAGCCAAACTCATCCACAATATTCATTGGGATTACTTTAAGATTCTCAAAGAAAAATTTCATTGGGGAGATTATGAATAA
- a CDS encoding superoxide dismutase, protein MFNLRKLPFNEIQGFISKETCEFHYGKHHQTYINNLNNLIKGTEFESASLFEIVTKAQGGIFNNAAQVYNHDFYWDCLSPKETPLSNELQEAINESFGSFDKFKETFLQSATTLFGSGWCWVVYNPNSKKLEIVQTSNAQTPVTQGLIPVLVVDVWEHAYYVDYRNARPAYLEKFFSHIHWDFVSKSLEWAKKEGLNSVNFYMNSLHA, encoded by the coding sequence ATGTTTAATTTACGCAAACTACCTTTTAATGAAATCCAAGGCTTTATTAGCAAAGAAACCTGTGAATTCCATTATGGAAAACATCACCAAACTTATATCAATAACCTTAACAATCTCATTAAAGGCACAGAATTTGAATCAGCTTCTTTATTTGAAATTGTAACAAAAGCTCAAGGCGGAATCTTTAACAACGCCGCACAGGTTTATAATCACGATTTTTATTGGGATTGCCTCTCACCAAAAGAAACTCCATTAAGCAACGAATTGCAAGAAGCTATCAATGAGAGTTTTGGAAGTTTTGATAAATTTAAAGAAACTTTCTTACAATCTGCCACTACACTTTTTGGTTCTGGTTGGTGCTGGGTTGTGTATAATCCAAACTCTAAAAAACTAGAAATTGTTCAAACAAGCAATGCACAAACTCCTGTTACACAAGGTTTGATTCCTGTTTTAGTGGTTGATGTTTGGGAACACGCTTATTATGTAGATTACAGAAATGCTAGACCTGCTTATTTAGAGAAATTCTTTAGCCATATTCATTGGGATTTTGTTTCTAAATCACTAGAATGGGCAAAAAAAGAAGGATTAAACTCTGTAAATTTCTATATGAACTCTCTCCACGCTTAA
- a CDS encoding J domain-containing protein — protein MKVELLEPYIQISIEKESRFLKRAIDFAYKHFSKAYRLSSSVLILDDGERYKKDYFLNWAYHVAMQEENKKNNPSFQAIIDSSHLPIRIKMIESKAILEHIIVSLQILHSSLTRTQVCLRLSRPNRLAKRYLTSLFQDFVISHTKQEIFLDSSSPYFWEKLIAMLSQKIIHNIVLDFDYETFKTNNTFECFEPYTTKEERLLKKSYRILGCKEDEEFESVKNRYIELAKIYHPDNVYGQDSKIIEGYSEKFRIINEAYENIKSNFKCYLRS, from the coding sequence ATGAAAGTAGAGCTCCTAGAGCCATACATTCAAATTAGCATTGAAAAAGAATCCCGCTTCTTAAAACGCGCTATTGATTTTGCATATAAACACTTTTCTAAAGCTTATCGTCTCTCTAGTTCAGTGTTGATTCTAGATGATGGAGAGCGTTATAAAAAAGATTATTTTTTAAACTGGGCTTATCATGTTGCTATGCAAGAAGAAAATAAAAAAAATAACCCAAGCTTCCAAGCTATCATTGATAGTAGCCACCTTCCAATTCGCATTAAAATGATTGAAAGCAAAGCTATCTTAGAACACATAATCGTTTCTTTGCAAATTCTCCATAGTAGCCTAACAAGAACACAAGTTTGTTTGCGTTTAAGTCGTCCAAATCGTCTCGCAAAACGCTATTTAACTTCTCTTTTTCAAGATTTTGTTATCAGCCATACTAAACAAGAAATTTTTCTAGATTCAAGCAGTCCTTATTTTTGGGAAAAACTCATTGCAATGCTTTCTCAAAAAATTATCCACAATATTGTTTTGGATTTTGATTATGAAACTTTCAAAACCAATAATACTTTTGAATGCTTTGAACCTTACACCACCAAAGAAGAAAGATTGCTTAAAAAAAGCTATAGAATCTTAGGTTGCAAAGAAGATGAAGAGTTTGAAAGCGTGAAAAATCGCTATATTGAACTCGCAAAAATCTATCATCCTGACAATGTTTATGGACAAGATTCTAAAATTATCGAAGGCTACTCTGAAAAATTCCGCATTATTAATGAAGCCTACGAAAATATTAAATCAAATTTTAAATGCTATTTAAGGAGTTAA
- a CDS encoding calcium-translocating P-type ATPase, PMCA-type, with protein MFHDIPLQELFTKFQSDQENGLTSKQALENKQKFGANIFEKSPPPTLTKQLLEALKEPMVLLLIFAAFLALGINIYEYLYHNQSNFLECIGIFIAIFLSVAITLIMENKSQKAFEALNAITQGNTIKTLRDGEVKLIPQEEIVNGDILLLETGNKIPCDCRIIHSQSLMCNESSLTGESMPSIKNPILSNHTPNNTYENMLYSGCFITQGNAKAICVAVGNHTEFGKIAKALDQTIQTTTPLQEKLQKLSGKITIFGASAAFLAFLIQVIFFILRDTINFENITQAFISSIVLIVASVPEGLPTIVAISLALNIIKMSKQNALIKKLIACETIGCVNIICSDKTGTLTQNQMSVEHSFIQDRIFEFHSHSLQNLQTSPIKDSAFFMLHNAALNSTADISQKGEKYDFIGNPTECALLVFGEKIGFHYKEIRKNFKILHSFPFFSQTKNMTSLVDFKGKILCLSKGSPEKILSQCKMMPCQDALKINKQILYFQNLAYRVIAFAHKEITDDRDVKDRELLESQMIFDGFVAISDPLRPEVYEAIMDCKKAGIDVKILTGDNLSTAKAIGNQLHLLDHNSIAIEASELENLNQKELLQILPKIKIIARSTPDTKMQIVNILKSQGNVVALSGDGINDAPALKNADVGIAMGISGTEVSKAASDIILLNDSFATIVKAIEWGRGIYQNFQRFIQFQLTVNLSSVMIVLFAVIAGLTAPFSALQLLWVNLIMDGPPALTLGLEPISKNLLAQKPIKRNANIITKDMLILIIINGVFIAFVCLLQYFTNFLGATPEEKSSVLFTLFVIFQLFNAFNARELHNQSIFKNLTNNRLMLGVFILTFALQVLIVEFGGEAFKTTPLDLIMWVKILFVGFSVIIVGEIVRFLLKVSRKNNLS; from the coding sequence ATGTTTCACGATATTCCATTACAAGAACTCTTTACCAAATTTCAAAGCGATCAAGAAAATGGATTAACTTCCAAACAAGCCTTAGAAAACAAGCAAAAATTTGGTGCAAATATCTTTGAAAAATCCCCTCCACCCACACTTACAAAGCAACTCCTAGAAGCACTCAAAGAACCTATGGTTTTATTGCTTATTTTTGCTGCCTTTCTTGCTCTTGGAATTAATATCTATGAATATCTCTACCACAATCAATCAAACTTTTTAGAATGTATTGGCATTTTTATTGCCATATTTCTTTCTGTGGCTATTACGCTTATTATGGAAAATAAAAGCCAAAAAGCCTTTGAAGCTCTCAATGCTATCACTCAAGGCAATACCATAAAAACTTTGCGTGATGGAGAAGTTAAGCTTATCCCGCAAGAAGAGATTGTTAATGGCGATATTTTACTTTTAGAAACTGGCAATAAGATTCCCTGTGATTGTCGCATTATACATTCTCAAAGCCTAATGTGCAACGAATCAAGCCTTACAGGTGAAAGTATGCCAAGCATCAAGAATCCTATTCTCTCTAATCACACTCCTAATAATACTTATGAAAATATGCTTTATAGCGGTTGCTTTATCACCCAAGGCAATGCAAAAGCTATTTGTGTAGCTGTTGGGAATCACACTGAATTTGGAAAAATAGCAAAAGCCCTTGATCAAACAATCCAAACCACAACACCCTTACAAGAAAAACTCCAAAAGCTTAGTGGAAAAATCACAATTTTTGGAGCAAGTGCTGCATTTTTAGCCTTTCTCATACAAGTCATCTTTTTTATTCTAAGAGACACTATTAATTTTGAAAACATTACACAGGCTTTTATCTCAAGCATTGTTCTTATTGTTGCCTCCGTCCCAGAAGGTTTGCCTACCATTGTAGCCATATCATTGGCTCTTAATATTATTAAAATGTCTAAACAAAATGCTCTCATTAAAAAACTTATTGCTTGTGAAACAATTGGCTGTGTTAATATCATTTGTAGCGACAAAACTGGAACACTTACTCAAAATCAAATGAGCGTGGAACATTCCTTTATTCAAGACAGAATCTTTGAATTCCATTCTCACTCTCTACAAAATCTCCAAACAAGCCCCATTAAAGATTCTGCTTTTTTTATGCTTCATAATGCTGCATTAAATTCCACTGCCGATATCAGCCAAAAAGGAGAAAAATACGATTTTATTGGCAACCCAACCGAATGTGCCCTACTTGTTTTTGGAGAGAAAATAGGATTCCATTACAAAGAAATACGCAAGAATTTTAAAATCTTACATTCCTTTCCTTTTTTCTCGCAAACAAAAAATATGACAAGCCTAGTAGATTTTAAAGGAAAAATTCTTTGTCTAAGCAAAGGAAGTCCCGAAAAAATCCTAAGTCAATGTAAGATGATGCCTTGCCAAGATGCACTAAAGATTAACAAACAAATTCTTTACTTTCAAAATCTTGCCTATCGCGTTATTGCCTTTGCGCACAAAGAAATTACAGATGATAGAGATGTTAAAGACAGAGAATTACTTGAATCTCAAATGATTTTTGATGGCTTTGTAGCAATTTCTGATCCATTGCGTCCTGAAGTATATGAAGCCATTATGGATTGCAAAAAAGCAGGAATTGATGTTAAGATTCTAACAGGAGACAACCTTTCTACTGCTAAAGCCATCGGAAATCAACTGCATTTACTAGATCATAATTCTATTGCCATTGAAGCTAGTGAGCTAGAGAATTTAAACCAAAAAGAATTACTTCAAATTCTCCCAAAAATCAAAATCATTGCACGATCCACGCCAGATACCAAGATGCAAATTGTTAATATTTTAAAATCTCAAGGTAATGTTGTAGCTTTAAGCGGAGATGGAATTAACGATGCTCCAGCCCTTAAAAACGCAGATGTTGGAATCGCTATGGGAATTAGCGGGACAGAAGTCTCCAAAGCAGCAAGCGATATTATCTTACTTAATGATAGTTTTGCAACCATTGTTAAAGCTATTGAATGGGGAAGAGGTATCTATCAAAATTTCCAACGCTTCATTCAATTCCAACTCACCGTTAATCTTTCCTCTGTAATGATTGTTTTATTCGCAGTTATCGCAGGATTAACAGCACCCTTTAGTGCTTTGCAACTTTTATGGGTAAATCTCATTATGGATGGACCACCTGCACTAACCTTAGGATTAGAGCCCATTTCAAAAAACCTTTTAGCTCAAAAACCTATTAAGCGAAATGCCAACATTATAACTAAAGATATGCTAATTCTTATTATAATTAATGGAGTATTCATTGCTTTTGTATGTCTCTTGCAATATTTTACAAATTTCTTAGGTGCAACTCCTGAAGAAAAAAGCTCTGTTCTTTTTACTCTTTTTGTTATTTTTCAACTCTTCAATGCATTTAATGCAAGGGAATTGCATAATCAAAGTATTTTTAAAAACCTTACCAACAATCGCCTTATGCTTGGAGTTTTTATTCTTACTTTTGCTTTGCAAGTCTTAATCGTAGAATTTGGAGGAGAAGCTTTCAAGACAACACCATTAGATTTGATAATGTGGGTAAAAATATTATTTGTAGGTTTTAGTGTTATTATTGTAGGAGAAATTGTTCGCTTTTTACTCAAAGTTTCTAGGAAAAATAATCTTTCCTAG